A window from Borrelia sp. P9F1 encodes these proteins:
- a CDS encoding ABC transporter ATP-binding protein, producing MSIECLDVCFFYGRHEVYSNLNLVFSKPQTYLILGKNGVGKTTLLKLISGLLKPTEGKILFNSLNVFPRNPITLESLFFIPEEFKLPNISLIEYCNSLCKLYPKFNEENFRECLLKFDLDINLEFSSSSYGQKKKGIIAIAVATDVPVLIFDEPTNGLDIASKNVFRSVISSLENKMVFITGHNVRDLVDIVDHLTVIDNKNVLFSNSISHINENYKVKIVDKLRGEELYYEEIRDGFKALYFEDGICDKAIDLEFFFLYVTSGKVRNLVNV from the coding sequence GTGAGCATAGAATGCTTGGATGTGTGCTTTTTTTATGGCAGGCACGAAGTTTACTCAAATTTAAATTTAGTTTTTTCAAAGCCCCAGACTTACCTGATTTTGGGTAAAAATGGGGTAGGTAAGACTACTTTATTAAAGCTTATTAGTGGGCTTTTAAAACCGACTGAAGGAAAGATTCTTTTTAATTCTTTAAATGTTTTTCCAAGGAATCCCATAACTTTGGAAAGTTTGTTTTTTATTCCTGAAGAATTTAAGCTACCAAATATCTCTTTGATCGAGTATTGTAATTCTTTGTGTAAACTTTATCCAAAGTTTAATGAAGAGAATTTTAGAGAATGCTTATTGAAGTTTGATTTGGATATTAATCTTGAGTTTTCATCTTCTTCATATGGACAGAAAAAAAAGGGCATTATTGCTATAGCCGTAGCCACGGATGTGCCTGTTTTAATATTTGATGAGCCTACAAATGGCCTTGACATTGCTTCCAAGAATGTTTTCAGAAGTGTTATAAGTAGTTTAGAAAATAAAATGGTTTTTATTACAGGACATAATGTTAGAGATTTAGTAGATATAGTAGACCATTTGACTGTTATTGATAACAAAAATGTTCTTTTTTCAAACTCAATTTCTCATATTAACGAGAACTATAAAGTTAAAATTGTAGATAAGTTGAGAGGAGAAGAGCTTTATTATGAGGAAATAAGGGATGGGTTTAAGGCACTTTATTTTGAAGATGGGATTTGTGATAAGGCTATTGACCTTGAATTTTTCTTTTTATATGTGACTAGTGGTAAGGTAAGGAATTTAGTAAATGTTTAA
- a CDS encoding Sapep family Mn(2+)-dependent dipeptidase — MDLKLKERFYFDLGELVGFSSATGSPLKDKPFGEQIDLCLDKVLEVAWGIGFEVYKAEDGYYGFAEIGKGDELIGILGHVDIVDVGNLSQWHSDPFSLSFRDGNVYARGILDDKGPLMAVLYAFKSLVLEGFSFRKRFRMIFGTDEETLWRCIEQYKKREVLPDFSFTPDADFPVVNAEKGLLQFDVISEERGFMDFNLGTGYNVIPGECSFELGDSNREDFRILLDGFGDRIRYKFHESNVVIHGASAHASLPDVGVNVAPYALNIIKALGVKANFINFFEDKVGFTINGEKLFGKVLEDLKSGKLTLCLTKISLSKTSNQVLSFDMRYPVDFKREDLVSLIKDALIPYSLIYNEVSYLDPIYVDSDSDFVKTLIEVYKDFTGEVDAGPIAIGGATYSRALKNCVAFGPLFKGAHNTAHQTNEHMRESDLLKLVSIYKEAISRLNSQRV; from the coding sequence ATGGATCTCAAGTTGAAGGAGCGGTTTTATTTTGACTTAGGGGAGTTAGTCGGGTTTAGTAGTGCCACGGGTTCTCCTTTAAAAGATAAGCCCTTTGGTGAACAGATTGATTTATGTTTGGATAAGGTTTTAGAGGTGGCTTGGGGTATCGGGTTTGAAGTTTACAAGGCTGAAGATGGGTATTATGGTTTTGCTGAGATAGGGAAGGGAGATGAACTTATAGGTATTTTGGGACATGTTGATATTGTTGATGTTGGGAATTTGTCCCAGTGGCATTCAGATCCATTTTCCCTTAGCTTTAGGGATGGCAATGTTTATGCTAGAGGTATTTTAGATGATAAGGGGCCTTTGATGGCTGTTCTTTATGCTTTTAAGTCGTTGGTTTTGGAAGGCTTTTCTTTTAGGAAGAGATTTAGGATGATTTTTGGTACGGATGAGGAAACTTTATGGCGTTGTATTGAGCAATATAAAAAAAGGGAAGTGCTTCCCGATTTTTCTTTTACTCCTGATGCAGATTTTCCAGTTGTTAATGCGGAGAAGGGCTTATTGCAGTTTGATGTTATTAGTGAAGAGAGGGGTTTTATGGATTTCAACCTTGGTACTGGATATAATGTTATTCCTGGAGAATGTTCTTTTGAGCTTGGGGATTCTAATAGAGAGGACTTTAGAATTTTACTTGATGGTTTTGGGGATAGGATTAGATATAAATTTCACGAAAGTAACGTTGTAATTCATGGTGCTTCGGCACATGCTTCATTGCCTGATGTTGGAGTTAATGTTGCTCCTTATGCATTAAATATCATCAAAGCTTTGGGAGTGAAGGCTAATTTTATCAACTTTTTTGAGGACAAAGTTGGGTTTACTATCAATGGTGAGAAACTGTTTGGTAAAGTCTTGGAGGATTTGAAATCTGGAAAACTCACCCTCTGTTTAACAAAGATTAGTTTATCTAAAACTTCTAATCAGGTTTTGTCTTTTGATATGAGATATCCTGTGGACTTTAAGAGAGAAGATTTGGTGAGCTTAATAAAGGATGCTCTGATTCCGTATTCTTTAATTTATAATGAGGTCTCTTATCTTGATCCTATTTATGTTGATTCTGATTCAGATTTTGTGAAAACTTTAATTGAGGTTTATAAGGACTTTACAGGAGAAGTTGATGCTGGGCCTATTGCTATTGGCGGTGCGACTTATTCTAGGGCTTTAAAGAATTGTGTTGCTTTTGGTCCTCTCTTTAAGGGGGCGCACAATACAGCGCATCAAACTAACGAACATATGAGAGAGAGCGATCTTTTAAAGCTTGTTTCAATTTATAAGGAAGCTATTAGTAGGCTTAACAGCCAGAGGGTTTAG
- a CDS encoding response regulator, which yields MKKRILVIDDNRAIRQSVAYILEQNGFDVSEAEDGLDGVTKFKEAVGQSDKDFDLVITDINMPNLDGIGVIKQIREFGSFVPILVLTTESEQSKVDEGRKAGATGWLVKPFNPDTLMQTISKIF from the coding sequence GTGAAGAAGAGAATTTTAGTTATAGACGATAATAGAGCCATCAGACAAAGTGTTGCCTATATTTTAGAACAGAATGGTTTTGACGTTTCTGAGGCGGAGGATGGTTTGGATGGTGTAACTAAGTTTAAGGAAGCTGTTGGGCAGAGTGACAAGGATTTTGATCTTGTTATTACAGATATAAATATGCCTAATTTAGATGGAATAGGGGTGATCAAACAGATAAGGGAATTTGGAAGTTTTGTTCCAATACTTGTTCTTACAACTGAGTCTGAACAATCAAAGGTTGATGAGGGACGTAAGGCGGGTGCTACCGGGTGGCTTGTTAAGCCTTTCAACCCTGATACTCTCATGCAAACGATATCAAAAATATTTTAG
- a CDS encoding methyl-accepting chemotaxis protein, with protein MQKFSFFNRKKTDLGKRADLNKESESLENSADRKKDLRVYEYKAPVKELVKGFYHTKASVSNAVLGIGFLYKNIFANFDNLERMFETVIKMTNEGRYQASLIFSDIESINEEKLKKITAVIVSVQGSLETINSFLGATNMISLNAKLEAARAREYGKGFSVVADEIKRLSNQAKSVMNMISVKEIEEVSRDLVSENVRDLRSDVDKFFSDFLEKLDSLNDLFKHFVGCKDEFLTLIDNLGSVEANVYCLTRSCDSLSCSDTFMYSNDEFLKELEFIISEQVSWINVLRLVVENQRCMAIQTEPVKHGFGLFYKGLSPKQADIKAIWEDIYSYYLDMHKFAVNILKIFTEDGFDDSDLRRAGDFLAQAEGISEEIIRKLEYVKNRVFELDNKNINVFA; from the coding sequence ATGCAAAAATTTTCATTTTTTAATAGAAAAAAAACTGATTTAGGTAAGAGGGCTGATTTAAATAAAGAGTCTGAGTCTTTGGAAAATTCTGCGGACAGGAAGAAAGATTTGCGGGTATATGAGTACAAGGCTCCGGTTAAGGAATTAGTAAAGGGATTTTATCATACCAAGGCTTCTGTTAGTAATGCGGTGCTTGGTATTGGGTTTTTATATAAAAATATCTTTGCTAATTTTGATAATCTTGAGCGAATGTTTGAGACAGTTATTAAGATGACCAATGAAGGGCGTTATCAGGCAAGTCTTATTTTTAGTGATATCGAGAGTATCAACGAGGAGAAATTGAAAAAGATTACTGCTGTTATTGTGAGTGTTCAGGGGAGTTTGGAGACGATAAATAGCTTCTTGGGTGCAACCAATATGATTTCTCTTAATGCTAAGCTTGAGGCAGCCAGGGCAAGGGAGTATGGGAAGGGTTTTTCTGTTGTTGCGGATGAGATTAAGCGTCTCTCGAATCAGGCAAAGAGTGTTATGAACATGATTTCTGTTAAGGAAATTGAGGAAGTTTCTAGGGATTTAGTTTCTGAGAATGTCAGAGATTTGCGGTCGGATGTGGATAAGTTTTTCTCAGATTTTCTTGAGAAACTTGATTCTCTTAATGATTTGTTTAAGCATTTTGTTGGGTGTAAGGATGAATTTTTAACTTTAATTGATAACCTTGGGAGTGTTGAAGCTAACGTTTATTGCCTAACAAGAAGTTGTGATTCTTTGTCCTGTTCCGATACCTTCATGTATTCTAATGATGAATTTTTAAAGGAACTGGAGTTTATCATTTCAGAACAGGTGTCTTGGATTAATGTTTTAAGGTTGGTTGTAGAAAATCAGAGGTGTATGGCTATTCAAACGGAACCTGTGAAGCATGGGTTTGGGTTATTTTATAAAGGTCTTTCCCCAAAGCAGGCCGATATTAAGGCAATTTGGGAAGATATTTATTCTTACTATTTGGACATGCATAAATTTGCCGTTAACATATTGAAAATATTTACAGAGGATGGTTTTGACGATTCTGATTTAAGGAGAGCAGGAGATTTTTTGGCTCAAGCGGAAGGCATCTCAGAGGAGATTATTAGAAAGCTTGAATATGTTAAAAACAGGGTGTTTGAATTAGATAACAAAAATATTAATGTTTTTGCGTAG
- the pyrH gene encoding UMP kinase, with protein MLKIISLGGGVINPNKINTEYIRDFRNLIFKWIREDDRRKIILITGGGKTAREYQKSYKQLNPTFENSDLDGIGIMATKLNADFICKSMRPFCLDPVVSDPSKDFSFRGNILVASGWKPGFSTDYVTVKFAEKFRSNEIINLTNVNQVYDKDPKKFDDARGLNNITWDKLQDIVGKNWAPGSNLPFDPIATRLALKLNLKAYVLNGLDIKNLEKVFNKNNDFLGTIIVK; from the coding sequence ATGCTTAAAATAATTAGCCTTGGTGGCGGAGTAATTAATCCCAATAAAATTAATACAGAATACATTAGGGATTTTAGAAATCTTATTTTTAAATGGATAAGAGAAGATGATAGAAGAAAAATAATATTGATCACAGGTGGTGGCAAAACAGCAAGAGAGTACCAAAAATCTTACAAACAACTAAACCCCACATTTGAAAACAGCGACCTTGATGGGATTGGAATAATGGCAACCAAATTAAATGCCGATTTTATTTGCAAATCAATGAGGCCGTTCTGCCTTGATCCAGTTGTAAGCGATCCATCCAAAGATTTTAGTTTTAGAGGGAATATACTAGTTGCATCGGGATGGAAACCGGGATTTTCAACAGACTACGTTACTGTAAAATTTGCTGAAAAATTCAGATCTAATGAAATAATTAACCTAACAAACGTAAATCAAGTTTATGATAAAGACCCAAAAAAATTTGACGATGCAAGGGGATTGAATAATATTACTTGGGACAAGCTACAAGATATTGTTGGAAAAAACTGGGCACCTGGATCCAATTTACCATTCGATCCAATAGCTACCAGATTAGCTTTAAAACTTAACCTTAAAGCTTATGTTCTAAATGGACTTGATATTAAAAATTTAGAAAAAGTTTTTAATAAAAACAATGACTTTTTAGGAACTATTATAGTAAAATAG
- a CDS encoding ABC transporter permease, translating into MFNLKRFSRLFNMDFIYNKRSYLYFFMSVFGVLNLIHLFSRVCYSFSLIDLPVDGIMSLLFVSSYFVSIHMMLNHYKLIHDPLTNVLYLSLPVSTLERYFFVLFKFLFVLPLFLILCYYLSINFAVLLDSIFLKENRTDFFSLGLIFRFLGITYFHYLKAFPIFLISRLLFRSYPLLRAMVIGVLFHILLEAFFSFVIFFTDNNLFKITYDFSVSNKGPYLFLFNTSSVLFSVLLYPFAYFVLRNLGNPNSKTVSVILLGLTSFFSLLFFMLVATLALLY; encoded by the coding sequence ATGTTTAACTTGAAAAGGTTCTCTAGGCTTTTCAATATGGATTTTATTTATAACAAAAGATCATATCTTTATTTTTTTATGTCAGTCTTTGGTGTCCTCAATTTGATTCATCTCTTTTCAAGGGTTTGTTATAGTTTTAGTTTAATTGATCTTCCTGTTGATGGAATTATGTCTTTACTTTTTGTCTCGTCCTATTTTGTGTCAATACATATGATGTTGAATCATTATAAGTTAATTCATGATCCGCTTACAAATGTGCTCTATTTATCTCTGCCCGTATCAACTCTAGAGAGGTATTTTTTTGTTTTGTTTAAGTTTTTATTTGTACTGCCGTTGTTTTTAATTCTTTGCTATTATTTGAGTATAAATTTTGCTGTGCTATTAGATAGTATTTTTTTAAAAGAAAACAGGACGGATTTTTTTTCTTTAGGTCTTATTTTTAGATTTTTAGGCATAACTTATTTCCATTATCTAAAGGCTTTTCCTATATTTCTAATATCTAGGCTTTTGTTTAGAAGTTATCCTCTTTTAAGGGCTATGGTTATAGGTGTTCTATTCCACATATTATTGGAAGCCTTTTTCAGTTTTGTTATATTTTTTACGGATAATAATTTATTTAAAATTACGTATGATTTTAGTGTTTCAAATAAGGGACCTTACTTGTTTTTATTTAATACTAGTTCCGTTCTTTTTTCAGTTTTGTTGTATCCCTTCGCATATTTTGTTCTCAGAAACTTGGGGAATCCAAACAGCAAGACCGTTTCGGTAATTTTATTAGGCTTAACCTCTTTTTTCTCATTACTATTCTTTATGCTAGTAGCAACGCTAGCCTTGTTATACTAG
- the pyrG gene encoding glutamine hydrolyzing CTP synthase translates to MKNNLKILVVTGGVISGIGKGVTSASIARLFRDDLKITPIKCDGYLNTDPGTINPVEHGEVFVLDDGGEVDMDFGHYERFLNLNAKSNWNITMGKIYKNIIDNERQGKYLGRTVQLIPHVTDEIKATIFKIAKEEGSELLVIEIGGTVGDMENILFIEAMRQIRYELGSSSIAFVHLTYVPSPAGINEQKSKPTQQSVKTLNKAGIFPDLIIARSSQLLTNQIRQKIAMFCNVDTTFIIDNTDVATVYEIPISFYKQGLHEILGSKFKINIRPKIEELNRLVSVIKGNLVSPRKIINIAICGKYAELGDSYASIFESLVHVSANLDVLIKTTIIDSTNFDEEVLRNVDGLVVPGGFGGRGYEGKILAIKYAREHNLPFLGICLGMQLAVIEFARNVCGILDADTEENFGGNFTGNSVIHLLPEQKELKDKGATMRLGGYPVVLEKDTIAFKLYEKEKIIERFRHRYEVNNNYLDLFKKNGLVVSGFSEDFKIVKMVEIQKHKFFVACQFHPELITRLENPSKLFLGLVKACLQ, encoded by the coding sequence ATGAAAAATAATCTAAAGATTTTAGTGGTGACAGGAGGTGTAATATCTGGTATAGGGAAGGGAGTGACATCGGCAAGTATTGCAAGATTATTTAGGGATGACTTAAAGATAACGCCAATTAAATGCGATGGGTATTTAAATACAGACCCTGGTACTATCAATCCTGTTGAACATGGAGAAGTTTTTGTTCTTGATGATGGTGGAGAGGTTGACATGGATTTTGGGCATTACGAGAGATTTTTGAATTTAAATGCTAAGTCTAATTGGAATATTACCATGGGTAAAATATATAAAAATATTATTGATAATGAGAGACAAGGCAAATATTTGGGACGAACTGTACAACTTATACCCCATGTTACTGATGAGATAAAGGCAACAATTTTTAAAATTGCTAAAGAGGAAGGCAGTGAACTTTTGGTGATTGAAATAGGTGGGACTGTAGGGGATATGGAAAATATTTTGTTTATTGAGGCTATGAGGCAAATAAGATATGAACTTGGAAGTAGTAGCATTGCTTTCGTACATTTAACTTATGTGCCGAGTCCTGCAGGGATTAATGAGCAAAAATCTAAGCCCACTCAGCAGAGTGTAAAGACACTGAACAAAGCTGGAATTTTTCCAGACTTAATTATTGCAAGAAGTTCTCAGCTTTTGACAAATCAAATAAGACAGAAAATAGCTATGTTTTGTAATGTCGATACTACCTTCATTATTGACAATACGGATGTTGCAACTGTTTATGAAATTCCTATCTCTTTTTACAAACAGGGATTACATGAGATTTTGGGATCTAAGTTTAAAATCAATATTAGACCCAAGATAGAAGAGCTTAATAGATTGGTGAGTGTAATAAAGGGGAATCTTGTATCTCCTAGGAAGATAATAAATATAGCCATTTGTGGTAAATATGCCGAACTAGGAGACTCTTATGCATCAATATTTGAGTCTTTGGTTCATGTGTCTGCTAATTTAGATGTTTTAATTAAGACAACCATAATTGACAGTACTAATTTTGATGAGGAAGTTTTAAGAAATGTAGATGGCCTTGTGGTTCCCGGTGGTTTTGGGGGTAGAGGATATGAGGGTAAAATTCTTGCAATTAAGTATGCAAGAGAGCATAATCTCCCCTTTCTTGGTATTTGCCTTGGCATGCAGCTTGCAGTAATTGAATTTGCACGAAATGTTTGTGGAATACTTGATGCGGATACTGAAGAAAATTTTGGGGGTAATTTTACAGGTAATTCTGTTATTCACTTATTGCCTGAACAAAAGGAGTTAAAAGATAAGGGAGCTACGATGCGACTTGGAGGTTATCCTGTGGTTTTGGAAAAGGATACAATAGCTTTCAAACTTTATGAAAAAGAGAAGATTATTGAAAGGTTTAGACATAGATATGAGGTAAATAATAACTATCTTGATTTGTTTAAGAAAAATGGTCTTGTTGTTTCTGGGTTTTCTGAGGATTTTAAAATAGTAAAAATGGTAGAAATACAAAAGCATAAATTTTTTGTAGCCTGCCAGTTTCATCCTGAACTTATTACAAGGTTGGAGAATCCGTCAAAACTCTTTCTAGGACTAGTTAAAGCCTGTCTTCAATGA
- a CDS encoding glycosyltransferase family 2 protein, whose product MEDVMHKYKVSVIICFFNSEKTLELIIKDAVNQTLRDKEIILVNDGSYDNSLQIAQKYADRYDFIKIVNQKNMGIAVSRNNGFEKAQGEYIVYWDSDDSVESTMLEVLYNRAKADNSDVVCSQFYIYFLARGIKRKSLLPFPNYPITGKEAFENLLSTVFASFSRRNFVVGTLWDKLIRRDLISDHGIKLHDVVLEDIVFLVHVFLKSVKVSFVNNYFYTNFQRMGSASSSISVISRAGGTLEAIEALLKNEKIFEKYLQLYKKFYLQLYYFISFKQIYIVVWNIKDRPVYKAYKSKLISVLNEIKGHEEFRECYSSLKNSSGLNEIQILPRVMLKVWDASSVFYVNFAIFIYRVFLKN is encoded by the coding sequence TTGGAGGATGTTATGCATAAGTACAAGGTATCTGTGATTATTTGCTTTTTTAATTCAGAGAAGACTCTTGAATTGATAATCAAAGATGCCGTTAATCAAACGTTAAGAGATAAAGAAATTATATTGGTTAATGATGGTTCTTACGATAATAGTTTACAAATAGCTCAAAAGTATGCAGACAGGTATGACTTCATAAAAATTGTTAATCAGAAGAATATGGGAATAGCTGTCTCTAGGAATAATGGATTTGAGAAGGCCCAGGGAGAATATATAGTTTATTGGGATAGTGATGATTCGGTCGAAAGTACCATGCTTGAGGTGTTATACAATAGGGCCAAAGCGGATAACTCAGATGTTGTTTGTTCTCAGTTCTACATTTATTTTCTTGCAAGAGGTATTAAAAGGAAATCTTTGCTTCCTTTTCCTAATTATCCAATAACTGGGAAAGAAGCTTTTGAAAATTTATTATCTACTGTTTTTGCTAGTTTTTCTAGAAGAAATTTTGTTGTGGGTACATTGTGGGATAAGCTCATTAGAAGGGATTTGATTTCAGATCATGGTATTAAACTACATGATGTTGTATTAGAAGATATAGTTTTCCTGGTTCACGTTTTTTTAAAATCGGTCAAGGTTTCTTTTGTTAATAATTATTTCTACACTAATTTTCAGCGGATGGGTAGTGCCAGTTCTTCAATTAGTGTAATAAGTAGGGCTGGTGGTACTCTTGAGGCGATAGAAGCTTTGCTAAAAAATGAGAAAATTTTTGAGAAGTATTTACAGCTTTATAAAAAGTTTTATTTACAACTTTATTATTTTATTTCTTTTAAACAGATTTATATCGTAGTCTGGAATATTAAAGATCGTCCCGTGTATAAGGCTTATAAGTCAAAACTTATCTCTGTTCTTAATGAAATTAAAGGTCATGAAGAGTTCAGGGAGTGTTACTCTAGTCTTAAGAATTCTTCAGGATTAAACGAGATTCAAATCTTACCGCGAGTTATGTTGAAAGTGTGGGATGCCAGTTCAGTGTTCTATGTTAATTTTGCTATATTTATTTATAGGGTTTTTTTAAAGAATTAA